A genomic window from Cryomorphaceae bacterium includes:
- a CDS encoding BlaI/MecI/CopY family transcriptional regulator has protein sequence MRELTKAEEQIMQIVWELEKAFVRDIIAKLPEPKPAYNTVSTIVRILEEKAFLSHQAFGKSHQYYPLISRSKYRDFATRKLLSGYFGGSFENLLSYFAKERDLSLKDIQRILDGINQDENQH, from the coding sequence ATGAGAGAACTTACCAAAGCAGAGGAACAAATCATGCAAATTGTGTGGGAGCTAGAGAAAGCCTTTGTGCGCGATATCATTGCCAAGCTTCCGGAGCCTAAACCGGCGTACAATACGGTATCTACCATTGTTCGCATTCTCGAGGAGAAGGCATTTCTGAGTCACCAAGCTTTTGGAAAAAGCCACCAATATTATCCGCTTATCAGCCGCAGCAAATACCGTGACTTTGCCACGCGAAAACTGCTCTCGGGATATTTCGGGGGAAGTTTTGAGAATCTCCTCTCCTATTTTGCCAAAGAACGCGACCTCAGTTTGAAGGACATTCAGCGCATTCTTGATGGCATCAATCAGGATGAAAACCAACACTAA
- a CDS encoding lytic transglycosylase F: protein MFTDSPTYRKQVWYLFLALFLACSPPADRDDITAYWQEAGYAPELQDLNDIIQRGKLVVLTMSSSHSYFLYRGEAMGFEYELLSAYASSIGVELEIRIARDVNTIFEELLSGSVDLLACNLTVTRERSETLAFTDPYLYSKQVLVQRKPTNRHDEELLKSPLELAGRNVFVHQNSSYYKRLQSLSDEIGASLNIMEAPGDVDPERLIRMVSEGTIDFTVADEHIAQLNQGYYPNIDVSMAISFPQKIAWACRKQSRLLVRSLNNWLNMMRTSPHMAILKHKYYHSPKTQTARYQSEFASMSGGRISPYDDLIQKFSYLVGWDWRLIAAQIAQESQFNPRARSWAGAFGLMQLMPQTAAQFGVDSSSSIEAHIKAGIQYLMWLNTYWENEIPDDEERIKFVLASYNVGLGHVIDARNLTEQHGGDSSIWHNHVNYFLRNKSKDPFRDSEWVRYGYCRCEEPVEYVDKILKRYRHYQELIS from the coding sequence ATGTTTACGGATAGCCCTACATATCGCAAACAGGTATGGTACCTGTTTTTAGCGCTCTTTCTGGCTTGCTCACCTCCTGCTGACAGGGATGATATAACAGCCTACTGGCAAGAGGCCGGGTACGCACCCGAGCTGCAAGACCTCAACGATATTATTCAGCGGGGTAAATTAGTAGTGCTTACCATGAGCAGCAGCCATTCCTATTTTCTCTATCGGGGTGAAGCAATGGGGTTTGAATACGAACTCCTGAGTGCTTATGCTTCAAGTATTGGAGTTGAGCTGGAAATAAGAATTGCCAGGGACGTCAATACCATTTTTGAAGAACTGCTTTCCGGCTCTGTGGATTTATTGGCTTGCAATCTCACCGTTACCAGAGAGCGCTCCGAAACGCTGGCCTTTACAGACCCTTACCTCTACTCCAAGCAAGTATTGGTGCAACGAAAACCCACCAACAGACATGATGAAGAGCTACTAAAAAGCCCCCTTGAACTTGCCGGAAGAAATGTGTTTGTGCACCAAAACAGTTCGTACTACAAACGTCTGCAAAGCCTTAGTGATGAGATTGGGGCCTCGCTCAACATTATGGAAGCTCCCGGTGATGTGGACCCTGAGCGGCTGATAAGAATGGTTTCCGAGGGAACCATTGACTTCACCGTTGCAGACGAGCATATTGCCCAACTCAATCAGGGATACTACCCCAACATTGATGTAAGCATGGCCATCAGCTTTCCGCAAAAAATTGCCTGGGCCTGCCGCAAGCAAAGCCGACTGCTTGTTCGCTCCCTCAACAACTGGCTCAATATGATGCGCACCAGTCCGCATATGGCCATCCTGAAGCATAAATACTACCACAGCCCCAAAACACAAACTGCCCGCTACCAGAGCGAGTTTGCATCCATGAGCGGCGGTCGCATCAGTCCATATGATGATCTGATTCAAAAATTCAGCTACCTGGTTGGGTGGGACTGGAGGCTGATTGCCGCACAAATTGCCCAGGAATCACAATTCAATCCGCGGGCCCGGTCGTGGGCCGGGGCATTTGGCCTGATGCAGCTTATGCCGCAAACTGCGGCGCAATTCGGAGTTGACAGTTCATCGTCCATTGAAGCCCATATCAAAGCCGGTATTCAATATCTCATGTGGCTCAACACCTATTGGGAAAATGAGATTCCCGACGACGAGGAGCGCATAAAGTTTGTGCTGGCGTCATACAACGTAGGTCTGGGCCATGTGATTGACGCCCGCAACCTCACAGAGCAGCACGGTGGTGATTCAAGCATATGGCACAACCACGTGAATTACTTCTTGCGGAATAAGTCCAAAGACCCATTTCGCGACAGCGAGTGGGTAAGGTACGGCTACTGCCGCTGTGAGGAGCCGGTGGAATACGTAGACAAAATTCTTAAGCGATACCGCCATTACCAGGAATTAATCAGCTAA
- a CDS encoding DUF479 domain-containing protein, which produces MASWLSAWPCMNYLAHIYLSGNDQQILCGNFIGDGIRRKESMHFSHGVRRGIELHHFIDGFTDHHPETENARKLLRPVLRKYAGVALDIYFDHFLGAKWNQFHEQALEHFAHNCHGLLDTFEPRMPEKSRRFYHYMKAHNWLVNYRDMKALNTVFAGMSRRSRFPNNMHIAVELLEVHYEELGAHFERFFPELQRASSRFLDQK; this is translated from the coding sequence ATGGCCTCGTGGCTGTCTGCATGGCCCTGCATGAACTACCTCGCGCACATATACCTGTCGGGAAACGACCAGCAAATTCTCTGTGGAAACTTTATTGGCGATGGCATTCGCCGTAAAGAAAGCATGCACTTCAGTCACGGTGTACGTCGCGGCATTGAATTACACCATTTTATTGATGGCTTCACCGACCACCACCCTGAAACCGAAAATGCCAGAAAGCTGCTCAGACCGGTGTTAAGAAAGTACGCAGGTGTTGCGCTCGACATATATTTCGACCATTTTTTGGGTGCGAAATGGAATCAGTTTCACGAGCAGGCACTGGAGCACTTTGCCCACAACTGCCATGGACTGCTCGATACCTTTGAGCCCCGAATGCCTGAAAAAAGCCGCAGGTTCTATCATTACATGAAGGCGCACAACTGGTTGGTTAACTACCGAGACATGAAGGCGCTCAATACGGTTTTTGCCGGAATGTCGAGGCGTAGCAGGTTCCCCAATAACATGCACATAGCGGTAGAATTGCTGGAGGTTCACTACGAAGAGCTCGGTGCCCATTTTGAGCGCTTTTTTCCGGAATTACAACGGGCAAGCTCACGATTTCTCGATCAAAAATGA
- a CDS encoding response regulator, with protein MKTLIIDDERLARKELMSLLTKHPEIEVVGECQNADEATDMIDKLQPDLIFLDIQMPGKSGFDLLNDLEYVPRVIFVTAYDEFALKAFEVNALDYLMKPVEPQRLGLAIEKVLNDLEEAETPPNQPTVRDGVLRSSDQIFLKDGEKCWFVTLGDVRLFESEGNYVRVYFNQFKPLILKSLNNLEKRLDGRDFFRVNRRHMVNLRWIEKVEPWFNGGLQLTLQSGDKVEVSRRQTSRFKELMSL; from the coding sequence ATGAAAACATTGATCATTGATGATGAGCGTCTTGCCCGTAAAGAGCTTATGAGCTTACTGACCAAACATCCCGAAATAGAGGTGGTGGGCGAGTGCCAGAATGCAGACGAAGCCACCGATATGATTGATAAGCTCCAACCTGATTTGATCTTCCTCGACATCCAAATGCCGGGTAAATCGGGATTTGATTTACTCAACGATCTGGAATACGTTCCGCGGGTCATTTTTGTGACCGCTTATGACGAGTTTGCCCTCAAGGCCTTTGAGGTGAATGCGCTGGATTACCTGATGAAACCGGTAGAACCGCAGCGTCTTGGTTTGGCTATCGAAAAAGTACTGAACGATTTGGAAGAAGCCGAAACACCACCCAATCAGCCCACTGTGCGAGATGGTGTGCTTCGATCTTCAGACCAGATTTTTTTGAAAGACGGCGAAAAATGCTGGTTTGTAACCCTGGGAGATGTGCGCCTATTCGAATCTGAAGGTAACTATGTAAGGGTGTATTTCAATCAATTTAAACCCCTGATCCTGAAATCTCTCAATAATCTTGAGAAAAGACTTGACGGCCGTGACTTTTTTCGGGTAAACCGCCGCCACATGGTCAATTTACGGTGGATTGAAAAAGTAGAGCCCTGGTTTAATGGAGGCTTACAACTTACGCTTCAAAGTGGCGACAAGGTTGAAGTCTCACGTCGGCAAACCTCCCGATTCAAGGAGCTCATGAGTTTGTAA
- a CDS encoding DUF1987 domain-containing protein: MNNQFSDIDVQLVKRTAMEILYREPTNVTPLISFNPESGDFIIQGRSIPENAEMFYSSILGWLDCLCQDPPLKIVLTVELEFLNIASSKRLLFVLYRLLEARSKGCRVMVRWCYDRRDEDMLEVGKDYSQMVSDIPFEFLVYDAIQLHPNRKVS; the protein is encoded by the coding sequence ATGAACAACCAATTTTCGGACATTGACGTACAATTGGTCAAACGCACAGCTATGGAGATTTTGTACAGAGAGCCGACTAATGTTACCCCGCTCATCAGTTTTAATCCTGAGTCCGGAGACTTCATTATTCAAGGAAGAAGCATTCCTGAAAACGCGGAGATGTTTTACTCATCTATCCTGGGCTGGCTCGATTGCCTTTGTCAGGACCCACCCTTAAAAATTGTCCTCACAGTTGAGCTCGAATTTCTCAACATTGCCTCCTCCAAAAGACTCCTCTTTGTATTGTATCGACTCCTTGAAGCTCGATCCAAAGGTTGCCGTGTGATGGTGCGATGGTGCTACGACCGACGCGATGAAGACATGCTGGAGGTAGGAAAAGACTACTCCCAAATGGTGTCCGATATTCCTTTCGAATTTTTGGTGTACGACGCCATTCAGCTCCATCCCAACCGAAAAGTGAGCTGA
- a CDS encoding OmpH family outer membrane protein, giving the protein MPEIYRLMNKINLGLNVVLLLAVAYLFFRSAPDTPQETDAADAEAIKTLAVDTLLQPDDGLPVAKGARIVFVNAETLNEEYQFIVDKYEELEKEQMRIEKQIERKMRAAEERYLELESQAPTMTQSQLEQAQIELQGLQQDIAQFQERAASDFRKKEARAQEQFFKNIREYLKDLNEDGRYDYILTYQVGGQLLLANEGLDITRDVVDGLNEAYSKKKASKE; this is encoded by the coding sequence TTGCCCGAAATTTACCGGCTTATGAACAAAATTAATCTCGGGCTCAACGTAGTGCTGCTCCTTGCGGTGGCTTACCTCTTTTTCCGATCTGCACCCGATACACCGCAGGAAACCGATGCGGCAGACGCAGAAGCAATTAAAACGCTTGCAGTAGATACCCTTCTTCAACCCGATGACGGTTTGCCTGTTGCCAAAGGGGCACGTATCGTGTTTGTAAATGCCGAAACCCTCAATGAGGAGTACCAGTTTATTGTGGATAAGTACGAAGAGCTTGAGAAAGAGCAGATGCGCATCGAAAAGCAAATAGAGCGCAAAATGAGGGCCGCCGAAGAACGTTACCTGGAGCTCGAAAGTCAGGCGCCCACCATGACACAATCTCAATTGGAGCAGGCTCAAATCGAACTTCAGGGACTGCAGCAGGACATTGCCCAGTTTCAGGAGCGAGCTGCCAGCGATTTTCGCAAAAAAGAAGCCCGCGCACAGGAGCAGTTCTTTAAAAACATCCGCGAGTACCTGAAGGATCTGAACGAAGATGGCCGGTACGATTACATTCTTACCTATCAGGTAGGGGGGCAATTGTTGCTTGCCAACGAGGGGCTTGATATCACACGTGATGTAGTGGATGGTCTCAATGAGGCCTACAGCAAGAAGAAAGCGTCCAAAGAGTAA
- a CDS encoding DUF4924 family protein, whose protein sequence is MVIADQKKRENIAEYILYMWQLEDLLRSIELNPDAVGAIAEQFDSYGDAVVDAAADWYRNMIRQMKSEKIEQAGHLREVQDIVIELFYLHNTLLNISKDKTYQQLYADAATHLQELRKRSGRVSNEVEMMFNALYGLWLLRLQKAQIAEETETAMASISKLTAFLAAKYKQMKSGEMDFSHN, encoded by the coding sequence ATGGTCATTGCCGATCAGAAAAAACGCGAGAATATTGCTGAGTACATATTGTACATGTGGCAATTGGAAGATTTGTTGCGTTCCATTGAGCTTAATCCGGATGCGGTGGGAGCCATTGCAGAACAGTTTGATTCGTACGGCGATGCCGTGGTGGATGCCGCTGCAGACTGGTACCGCAATATGATTCGGCAAATGAAGTCCGAAAAGATTGAGCAAGCCGGGCACCTGCGCGAAGTACAGGATATTGTGATAGAGCTGTTCTACCTTCACAATACCTTGCTTAACATCTCCAAAGACAAAACCTACCAGCAGCTTTATGCCGACGCAGCAACTCACCTGCAGGAGCTGCGAAAACGAAGTGGGCGCGTTTCCAACGAGGTGGAAATGATGTTCAATGCACTTTATGGGCTGTGGCTTCTGCGCTTACAAAAAGCGCAGATTGCCGAAGAAACAGAAACGGCCATGGCCAGTATCAGTAAGCTCACAGCCTTCCTTGCGGCCAAATACAAGCAGATGAAGTCCGGCGAAATGGATTTCTCACACAATTGA
- a CDS encoding ATP-binding protein, with product MHPIERLITEGEHQQLDFKFQVNDARKIARSMVSFANTDGGRLLIGVKDNGKISGISSEEEIYMIETASHLYTDPEVAFTPVIWDIEDKTVLEVIIAPSMLRPHKVKESDGSFKAYYRDGDRVLEANGVMERLWKMDKKRKGEKLAFSKPVQKLLDRMRRKGPVGFGFVRQVLRLSPAETEQLLASLIQWEVIEMKPGERGYRFQLLPGADQELD from the coding sequence ATGCATCCCATTGAACGACTCATAACAGAGGGCGAACACCAACAGCTCGACTTTAAATTTCAGGTGAATGATGCGCGAAAAATTGCGCGTTCCATGGTGAGCTTCGCCAATACCGACGGCGGCAGACTCCTCATAGGTGTAAAAGACAACGGTAAAATTTCCGGTATTTCATCAGAGGAAGAAATCTACATGATTGAAACCGCATCGCACCTCTACACCGATCCAGAGGTGGCATTTACACCCGTAATCTGGGATATCGAAGATAAAACGGTGCTTGAAGTGATCATCGCGCCATCAATGCTTCGTCCACACAAAGTAAAGGAGTCAGATGGCTCGTTCAAAGCTTATTACCGCGATGGAGACAGGGTGCTCGAAGCGAATGGTGTGATGGAGCGTTTGTGGAAAATGGACAAAAAGCGAAAAGGTGAAAAACTTGCCTTTTCAAAACCTGTTCAGAAGCTGCTCGACCGCATGAGGCGCAAAGGTCCTGTGGGTTTTGGTTTTGTGCGTCAGGTACTTCGGTTAAGCCCTGCCGAAACAGAGCAACTACTTGCGAGCCTTATACAGTGGGAAGTGATAGAGATGAAGCCTGGCGAGCGAGGGTACAGGTTTCAGTTATTGCCAGGAGCTGATCAGGAGCTGGATTAA